A DNA window from Halopelagius inordinatus contains the following coding sequences:
- a CDS encoding D-2-hydroxyacid dehydrogenase yields MTDTPDIVVLREGTEGLSMESYAEALRARLPERTVVHARTPKQERELVRDARVVTGITVDPGLVEDASNLELFACTFAGTDHVPMDELDERGVGVTNAGGIHAPGIAEQAIGNMLVFARRLHEGWRRKQNAEWRHFQSGEFTDSTVTVVGLGSIGQAVVQRLQGFEVETIGVRYTPEKGGPTDEVVGFDEDAIHDAFSRSDYVVLACPLNDLTRGLVGDAEFATMPTDAVLVNTARGGIVDTDALVSALRSNKIRGAALDVTDPEPLEADHPLWNLENCLVTPHTGGHTPKHWDRLADIVAENVNRLDEGGELVNEVLARRDD; encoded by the coding sequence ATGACCGACACACCAGATATCGTCGTCCTCCGCGAGGGGACGGAAGGACTCTCGATGGAATCGTACGCAGAAGCACTCCGCGCCCGACTCCCGGAACGGACCGTCGTGCACGCCCGGACGCCGAAGCAGGAACGGGAACTCGTGAGAGACGCACGCGTCGTCACCGGCATCACGGTGGACCCCGGACTCGTCGAGGACGCCTCGAACCTCGAACTGTTCGCGTGCACGTTCGCCGGTACGGACCACGTCCCGATGGACGAACTCGACGAACGCGGCGTCGGCGTGACGAACGCCGGGGGCATCCACGCGCCCGGCATCGCAGAACAGGCCATCGGCAACATGCTCGTGTTCGCGCGCCGCCTGCACGAGGGGTGGCGGCGCAAGCAGAACGCCGAGTGGCGGCACTTCCAGTCCGGCGAGTTCACCGACAGCACCGTCACCGTCGTCGGTCTGGGCTCTATCGGGCAGGCGGTGGTACAGCGTCTCCAAGGGTTCGAAGTGGAGACTATCGGCGTCCGCTACACCCCCGAGAAAGGCGGACCGACCGACGAGGTGGTCGGGTTCGACGAGGACGCCATCCACGACGCCTTCTCCCGGAGCGACTACGTCGTCCTCGCCTGCCCCCTGAACGACCTGACGCGGGGACTCGTCGGCGACGCGGAGTTCGCGACGATGCCGACGGACGCCGTCCTCGTCAACACCGCCCGCGGGGGCATCGTCGACACCGACGCTCTCGTCTCCGCCCTCCGGTCGAACAAGATTCGCGGCGCGGCCCTCGACGTGACGGACCCCGAACCCCTCGAAGCGGACCATCCGCTTTGGAACCTCGAAAACTGCCTCGTCACGCCGCATACCGGCGGTCACACGCCGAAGCACTGGGACCGACTCGCCGACATCGTCGCCGAGAACGTGAACCGACTGGACGAGGGCGGGGAACTCGTGAACGAGGTTCTCGCGCGGAGGGACGACTGA
- a CDS encoding amidohydrolase, whose amino-acid sequence MSEATTIDLRQLRRRLHRYPEPAWREFYTTATLTEEAESIGVDELAVGPDAYDPEDRMAAPDEEEVRPWMRRAVERGADEELVEKMAGGNTGLVAVLERGEGPHVGLRVDIDALYIEESESDDHLPAREGFRSENEGTMHACGHDAHMTWGLAVLDAVKRSDFSGRFTVFFQPAEEVSGGGCPMAKSEYAAGLDYLFAAHVGLDHPTGEVIAGVERILAMCHVDATFEGTSAHAGKAPNEGDNAMQALGTAIQNAYAIPRHADGMTRVNVGVAEAGTASNVIAEKATIHGEARGETTELMEYMKEKLSHTLRTAAEMHGCEAEVNVVSESPRVDSDTELAGVVADAAERVSGVDSVLRHANFGASEDATFLMQRAKDEGGTTTFLIVGTDHPTSHHTPTFDVDERSLTIGAEVLTDAILSVGGSS is encoded by the coding sequence ATGTCAGAGGCAACCACGATCGACCTCCGTCAGTTGCGTCGTCGCCTTCACCGGTATCCGGAACCCGCGTGGCGGGAGTTCTACACAACCGCCACACTCACCGAGGAAGCGGAGTCCATCGGCGTCGACGAACTCGCCGTCGGCCCCGACGCCTACGACCCCGAAGACAGGATGGCCGCCCCGGACGAAGAGGAGGTTCGGCCGTGGATGCGCCGGGCCGTCGAACGCGGGGCCGACGAGGAACTCGTCGAGAAGATGGCGGGGGGGAACACGGGCCTCGTCGCCGTCCTCGAACGGGGCGAGGGGCCGCACGTCGGACTCCGCGTCGATATCGACGCCCTGTACATCGAGGAATCGGAGTCCGACGACCACCTCCCCGCCCGCGAGGGGTTCAGATCGGAAAACGAGGGGACGATGCACGCCTGCGGCCACGACGCCCACATGACGTGGGGTCTCGCGGTTCTCGACGCGGTGAAGCGAAGCGACTTCTCGGGTCGGTTCACCGTCTTCTTCCAACCGGCGGAGGAGGTGTCCGGCGGTGGGTGTCCGATGGCGAAAAGCGAGTACGCCGCGGGCCTCGACTACCTCTTTGCGGCCCACGTCGGCTTGGACCACCCCACGGGCGAAGTCATCGCGGGCGTCGAACGGATACTCGCGATGTGCCACGTGGACGCGACGTTCGAGGGGACGTCGGCGCACGCGGGGAAAGCACCGAACGAGGGCGACAACGCGATGCAGGCTCTCGGGACGGCCATCCAGAACGCCTACGCCATCCCCCGGCACGCCGACGGGATGACGCGCGTCAACGTCGGCGTCGCGGAGGCGGGGACGGCGAGTAACGTCATCGCCGAGAAGGCGACCATCCACGGCGAGGCGCGCGGCGAGACGACCGAACTCATGGAGTATATGAAGGAGAAACTCTCGCACACCCTCCGAACCGCGGCCGAGATGCACGGATGCGAGGCGGAGGTGAACGTCGTCAGCGAGTCCCCCCGCGTCGATAGCGACACGGAACTGGCGGGCGTCGTCGCCGACGCGGCGGAACGCGTCTCGGGGGTGGACTCCGTCCTCCGGCACGCCAACTTCGGCGCGAGCGAAGACGCCACGTTCCTCATGCAACGCGCCAAAGACGAAGGCGGGACGACTACGTTTCTCATCGTCGGCACGGACCACCCGACGAGTCACCACACGCCGACGTTCGACGTGGACGAGCGAAGTCTCACCATCGGCGCCGAGGTGTTGACCGACGCGATTCTCTCCGTCGGGGGGTCGTCGTGA
- the ilvA gene encoding threonine ammonia-lyase: MTGDDAPVDAESVVTVADVSAARDRISEVAHETPLDVSTTFAEMSGAASVGLKLENMQRTGSFKIRGAYNTMATLPENVKARGVVASSAGNHAQGVALAGRLLGIDTTIVVPEVTPAAKIAATRGYGAEVVVEGDIYERSYEYALELAEDEGYEFVHPFDDEGVIAGQGTVGSEIVEQYPDVDTVLVAIGGGGLISGVATVLKAHDPDVRVVGVQPEGAAHAKPSLERGEIHQLSEVDTVAEGIADTRLLGKTFAVVNELVDDVVTVSDEEILVAVTLLAERAKTVVETAGAAPVAALLSDAVDVTDERVAAVVSGGNVDLTEHGELTRTGLMSLDRYVEARLHVADWPTSLGTVGDAVSDRGAGLDAVERARRTDADHPNRTPVSVGLEGSGPDHLRKVLAAVDELDGVAVASHTLD, translated from the coding sequence GTGACGGGCGACGACGCGCCGGTGGACGCAGAGTCGGTCGTCACCGTCGCGGATGTGAGTGCCGCGCGCGATCGAATCTCCGAGGTGGCCCACGAGACGCCACTCGACGTCTCTACCACGTTCGCCGAGATGTCGGGCGCGGCGTCCGTCGGCCTCAAACTGGAGAACATGCAGCGAACCGGGTCGTTCAAGATTCGCGGTGCGTACAACACGATGGCGACGCTTCCCGAGAACGTCAAAGCGCGCGGCGTCGTCGCCTCCAGTGCGGGCAACCACGCGCAGGGCGTCGCACTCGCCGGACGACTCCTCGGCATCGACACCACCATCGTCGTTCCGGAGGTGACGCCCGCAGCGAAGATAGCGGCCACCAGAGGCTACGGCGCGGAGGTGGTCGTCGAGGGCGACATCTACGAACGCTCCTACGAGTACGCCCTCGAACTCGCAGAAGACGAGGGGTACGAGTTCGTCCACCCGTTCGACGACGAGGGCGTCATCGCCGGGCAGGGGACCGTCGGGTCGGAGATAGTCGAACAGTACCCCGACGTCGACACCGTCCTCGTCGCCATCGGCGGCGGCGGCCTCATCTCCGGCGTCGCGACCGTTCTGAAAGCTCACGACCCCGACGTACGCGTCGTCGGCGTCCAACCCGAGGGGGCCGCACACGCGAAACCGTCGCTCGAACGCGGCGAGATACACCAACTGTCCGAGGTGGACACCGTCGCCGAGGGCATCGCCGACACCCGCTTGCTCGGAAAGACGTTCGCGGTCGTCAACGAACTCGTGGACGACGTGGTGACCGTGAGCGACGAGGAGATTCTCGTCGCGGTGACGTTGCTCGCCGAACGCGCCAAAACCGTCGTCGAAACCGCCGGTGCCGCGCCCGTCGCCGCCCTCCTCTCGGACGCCGTGGACGTGACCGACGAACGCGTCGCCGCCGTCGTCTCCGGCGGCAACGTCGACCTGACCGAACACGGCGAACTCACCCGGACGGGGTTGATGTCTCTCGACCGGTACGTCGAGGCCCGACTCCACGTCGCCGACTGGCCGACGAGTCTCGGCACCGTCGGCGACGCGGTGTCGGACCGCGGCGCGGGACTCGACGCCGTGGAACGGGCCAGACGGACGGACGCCGACCATCCGAACCGGACGCCCGTCTCCGTCGGATTAGAGGGGAGCGGACCCGACCACCTCCGGAAGGTACTGGCGGCGGTGGACGAACTCGACGGCGTCGCCGTCGCGTCTCACACACTGGATTGA